Proteins encoded together in one Microbacterium sp. ABRD28 window:
- a CDS encoding allantoate amidohydrolase, with protein sequence MDRARVTRAGVMTPAERVMARCDELARISSAEGGIERVYLSPEHARANRLVAEWMREAGMTTRQDAAGNLVGRAGPAAGEAPALVLGSHLDTVPGAGRYDGIAGVLMAIEVVRALRAKALPFALEVVAFWDEEGTRFGRALLGSSAAAGAWDPGWWELTDAAGATLREAFLDFGLDPGRIGDAARAPDDLVGYLEAHIEQGPELDEGDEPLAVVSSIASARRFRLDIAGEARHAGGTPYDRRRDALLGAAEIALAVERVCRAEHHIVGTVGELQIHPGAINVVPGDAHLSLDLRGEFDGDRDRVWKVIQDEVAAVTARRGLTWSAREVHEASAVFCDPLLQNVVGEGIQSVSPARAGEAPTLFSRAGHDGMAFAAVTAIGMLFLRNPDGISHHPDEAVSAADVDLGIRALTAAVRARAAA encoded by the coding sequence GTGGACCGCGCACGCGTGACGCGTGCGGGCGTGATGACGCCGGCAGAGCGCGTGATGGCGCGCTGCGATGAGCTCGCCCGCATCAGCAGTGCCGAGGGCGGCATCGAGCGGGTGTACCTCTCGCCCGAGCACGCGCGGGCGAATCGGCTGGTGGCGGAGTGGATGCGCGAAGCCGGTATGACCACGAGACAGGATGCCGCGGGCAACCTCGTCGGGCGGGCCGGGCCGGCGGCGGGGGAGGCGCCGGCGCTCGTGCTCGGCTCGCACCTCGACACCGTGCCCGGCGCGGGCCGGTACGACGGGATCGCCGGGGTGCTCATGGCCATCGAGGTGGTGCGCGCGCTGCGCGCGAAGGCGCTCCCCTTCGCGCTCGAGGTCGTCGCCTTCTGGGATGAGGAGGGCACGCGCTTCGGCCGCGCGCTGCTCGGCTCGTCGGCGGCCGCGGGCGCGTGGGACCCGGGGTGGTGGGAGCTGACGGATGCCGCGGGCGCGACCCTGCGCGAAGCGTTCCTCGACTTCGGTCTCGACCCCGGGCGCATCGGCGACGCCGCGCGTGCTCCGGATGACCTCGTCGGATATCTCGAGGCGCACATCGAGCAGGGACCCGAGCTCGACGAGGGCGACGAGCCGCTCGCTGTGGTGTCGTCGATCGCCTCGGCGCGGCGGTTTCGGCTCGACATCGCCGGCGAGGCCCGGCATGCCGGCGGCACTCCCTACGACCGGCGGCGTGACGCGTTGCTCGGGGCGGCCGAGATCGCGCTCGCCGTCGAGCGGGTGTGCCGCGCCGAGCACCACATCGTCGGCACGGTCGGCGAGCTGCAGATCCACCCCGGGGCGATCAACGTGGTGCCGGGCGACGCGCACCTGTCGCTCGACCTCCGCGGCGAGTTCGACGGCGACCGCGACCGGGTGTGGAAGGTGATCCAGGACGAGGTCGCCGCGGTCACGGCGCGCCGGGGCCTGACGTGGTCGGCGCGGGAGGTGCACGAGGCATCGGCAGTGTTCTGCGACCCGCTGCTGCAGAATGTCGTCGGCGAGGGGATCCAGTCGGTGTCGCCGGCGCGCGCGGGCGAGGCGCCGACCCTGTTCAGTCGTGCGGGCCACGACGGGATGGCCTTCGCCGCGGTGACGGCGATCGGCATGCTCTTCCTCCGCAACCCCGACGGCATCAGCCATCACCCCGACGAGGCGGTGTCGGCGGCGGACGTCGACCTCGGCATCCGTGCGCTGACCGCGGCCGTGCGTGCTCGCGCGGCAGCCTGA
- the hpxO gene encoding FAD-dependent urate hydroxylase HpxO has protein sequence MIIGAGIGGTSAGIALARHGHDVVIYDRMRQNRPVGAALSLWSNGVKVLNWLGLGEEVARLGGRMDHMAYRDGHTGDQLCRFSLAPVTAHTGQRPYPVSRAELQALLMDTFGLDRIHLGHELVGIREEGEKVIAVFADGSTDTADLLIGADGARSLTRDWITRADEGGFRVERQYSGYTNFNGLVAASPAIAPLDQWTTWVAEGKRAAVMPVADDRFYFWFDIPQPAGLPYEREDGVAPLEAAFGHWSPEVRRLISGIRPAESLNRVEIWDIDPLHTWTRGRVAILGDAAHNTAPDIGQGACSALEDSFALAISLTTHTVGVEDSLRRYEKMRTERAGELVLRARKRGEETHGYDPSITAAWYESLRGTDGTAIIRGIIGNIEGSPINLGVGLL, from the coding sequence GTGATCATCGGAGCCGGTATCGGAGGCACGAGCGCGGGGATCGCGCTCGCCCGGCACGGGCACGACGTGGTGATCTACGACCGGATGCGACAGAACCGACCGGTCGGCGCCGCCCTCTCGCTGTGGTCGAACGGCGTGAAGGTGCTCAACTGGCTGGGCCTCGGCGAAGAGGTCGCGCGCCTCGGCGGCCGGATGGATCACATGGCCTACCGCGACGGGCACACCGGCGATCAGCTGTGCCGCTTCAGCCTCGCACCGGTGACCGCGCACACCGGGCAGCGGCCCTACCCCGTCTCGCGCGCCGAGCTGCAGGCGCTGCTCATGGACACCTTCGGGCTCGACCGGATCCACCTCGGGCACGAGCTCGTCGGGATTCGCGAGGAGGGCGAGAAGGTGATCGCGGTCTTCGCCGACGGTTCCACCGACACCGCCGACCTGCTCATCGGCGCCGACGGGGCGCGCTCCCTCACCCGCGACTGGATCACCCGGGCCGATGAGGGCGGCTTCCGCGTCGAGCGGCAGTACTCCGGCTACACGAACTTCAACGGGCTGGTGGCGGCTTCTCCCGCGATCGCGCCGCTCGATCAGTGGACGACCTGGGTCGCCGAGGGCAAGCGCGCCGCGGTGATGCCTGTCGCCGACGACCGGTTCTACTTCTGGTTCGACATCCCGCAGCCGGCGGGGCTCCCGTACGAGCGGGAGGATGGCGTCGCGCCTCTCGAGGCCGCCTTCGGGCACTGGTCGCCCGAGGTGCGGCGGCTGATCAGCGGCATCCGTCCTGCGGAGTCTTTGAACCGGGTGGAGATCTGGGACATCGACCCGCTGCATACGTGGACGCGCGGGCGCGTGGCGATCCTCGGCGACGCGGCCCACAACACCGCGCCCGACATCGGCCAGGGCGCGTGCTCGGCGCTCGAAGACAGCTTCGCGCTGGCGATCAGCCTCACCACGCACACCGTGGGGGTCGAGGACTCGCTCCGCCGCTACGAGAAGATGCGCACCGAGCGTGCGGGAGAGCTCGTGCTGCGGGCGCGCAAGCGCGGGGAAGAGACCCACGGCTACGACCCGTCGATCACCGCCGCCTGGTACGAGAGCCTGCGCGGCACCGACGGCACCGCGATCATCCGGGGGATCATCGGCAACATCGAGGGCAGCCCGATCAACCTCGGGGTGGGGCTGCTGTAG
- a CDS encoding glycoside hydrolase family 13 protein, translating to MTSPETVTSPADRSSTPGSEWWRTAVIYQIYPRSFADTSGDGIGDLPGVTAHLDDLAELGVDAIWLSPFMRSPQKDAGYDVADYCDVDPLFGTLADFDDMLEGAHARGIRVIVDLVPNHSSDQHEWFQQALAAAPGSPERARYIFREGRGIDGDVPPNNWESVFGGPAWTRVTEADGTPGQWYLHLFDTSQPDFDWTNEEVREEFRRILRFWLDRGVDGFRVDVAHGLVKAEGLPDYTPPSTADSMGGGEVDVPYWGQEGVHDVYRDWNALLAEYEGDRVLAAEAWLPTADKTALWVREDEMHQAFNFPYLSTPWNAAELREVITESLRAFPGVGAPSTWVLSNHDVVRHASRLALTAENPQGHGIGPDSPGKPIPDVGLRRARAATTVMLALPGSSYLFQGEELGLPEVVDLPDDARQDPTWFRTGGERYGRDGCRVPLPWQSDAPAFGFSTTGEAWLPQPTDWAGVARDVQRADGSSTLSLYRSLLAERRTHQLGAGALEWIDGFGDDVVAFRNGSVRVIANLGAAPVELPEGDILVASGPVDGRTLPVDTAVWLTEA from the coding sequence ATGACTTCGCCCGAAACGGTCACATCCCCCGCAGACCGCTCCTCCACCCCCGGTTCCGAGTGGTGGCGCACCGCCGTCATCTACCAGATCTACCCGCGTTCGTTCGCCGACACCTCCGGTGACGGCATCGGCGACCTTCCCGGCGTCACCGCCCACCTCGACGATCTCGCCGAGCTCGGCGTCGACGCGATCTGGCTGTCGCCCTTCATGCGCAGCCCCCAGAAGGACGCCGGGTACGACGTCGCCGACTACTGCGACGTCGACCCGCTCTTCGGCACGCTCGCCGACTTCGACGACATGCTCGAGGGGGCGCACGCCCGCGGCATCCGGGTCATCGTCGACCTCGTTCCCAACCACTCCTCCGATCAGCACGAGTGGTTCCAGCAGGCTCTCGCCGCCGCGCCCGGCAGCCCCGAGCGTGCGCGCTACATCTTCCGTGAGGGCCGTGGCATCGACGGCGACGTGCCCCCGAACAACTGGGAGTCGGTCTTCGGCGGTCCGGCCTGGACCCGCGTGACCGAGGCCGATGGCACCCCCGGACAGTGGTACCTGCACCTGTTCGACACCTCGCAGCCCGACTTCGACTGGACCAACGAAGAGGTGCGCGAAGAGTTCCGTCGCATCCTCCGCTTCTGGCTCGACCGTGGTGTCGACGGCTTCCGCGTCGACGTCGCGCACGGCCTGGTCAAGGCGGAGGGCCTTCCCGACTACACCCCGCCGTCCACCGCCGACTCGATGGGCGGCGGCGAGGTGGACGTGCCCTACTGGGGTCAGGAGGGCGTGCACGACGTCTACCGCGACTGGAACGCCCTGCTGGCGGAGTACGAGGGCGACCGCGTCCTCGCCGCTGAGGCGTGGCTGCCCACCGCCGACAAGACGGCGCTCTGGGTGCGCGAAGACGAGATGCACCAGGCCTTCAACTTCCCGTACCTGTCGACGCCGTGGAACGCCGCAGAGCTGCGCGAGGTCATCACCGAGTCGCTTCGCGCCTTCCCGGGGGTCGGTGCGCCGAGCACCTGGGTGCTCTCCAACCACGACGTCGTGCGTCACGCGTCGCGCCTCGCACTGACGGCCGAGAACCCGCAGGGGCACGGCATCGGTCCCGACTCCCCCGGCAAGCCGATTCCGGATGTCGGACTGCGCCGCGCCCGCGCCGCGACGACCGTCATGCTGGCCCTCCCGGGTTCGTCGTACCTCTTCCAGGGCGAGGAGCTCGGCCTCCCCGAGGTCGTCGACCTGCCCGATGACGCCCGCCAGGACCCCACCTGGTTCCGCACCGGCGGCGAGCGCTACGGCCGCGACGGCTGCCGCGTGCCGCTGCCGTGGCAGAGCGACGCGCCCGCGTTCGGCTTCAGCACGACCGGCGAGGCGTGGCTGCCGCAGCCGACCGACTGGGCGGGCGTGGCCCGTGACGTCCAGCGCGCCGACGGCTCCTCGACGCTGTCGCTGTACCGGAGCCTTCTCGCCGAGCGCCGCACCCACCAGCTGGGTGCCGGCGCCCTGGAGTGGATCGACGGGTTCGGCGACGACGTGGTGGCGTTCCGCAACGGCTCGGTGCGGGTCATCGCCAACCTCGGCGCCGCGCCGGTGGAGCTGCCGGAGGGTGACATCCTGGTCGCGAGCGGCCCGGTCGACGGTCGCACGCTGCCGGTCGACACGGCGGTCTGGCTCACCGAGGCCTGA
- a CDS encoding SCO4848 family membrane protein has product MLVLAAIVLFVNALFNAVVWPRFYPRIANDPRARGTDGRRTAFYRVHVVLITLALVLAAVSVATGIALLVTA; this is encoded by the coding sequence GTGCTGGTGCTTGCTGCGATCGTCCTCTTCGTCAACGCGCTCTTCAACGCCGTCGTGTGGCCGAGGTTCTACCCACGCATCGCGAACGACCCCCGCGCCCGCGGCACCGACGGGCGCCGCACGGCGTTCTACCGCGTGCACGTCGTGCTGATCACGCTCGCCCTGGTGCTGGCGGCCGTAAGCGTCGCGACGGGCATCGCCCTGCTCGTCACCGCCTGA
- the uraD gene encoding 2-oxo-4-hydroxy-4-carboxy-5-ureidoimidazoline decarboxylase → MSLQQHPRGRTVMRIGDFNALDEGDARDLVSLWAAIPRWVTAVLAGRPYPTREALEETAAAEAATWDAADLDQALAQHPRIGERREGDDPSATASRREQAAMTDAASDVAQRIAAGNTRYEARFGRVFLIRARGRSADEMLAELERRLANTPESEVAEAAGQLAEIALLRLRESVSAERVASG, encoded by the coding sequence GTGAGCCTCCAGCAGCACCCCCGCGGGAGGACCGTCATGCGCATCGGCGACTTCAACGCCCTCGACGAGGGCGACGCGCGCGATCTGGTGAGCCTGTGGGCGGCGATCCCGCGGTGGGTGACTGCGGTGCTCGCGGGGCGCCCATACCCTACACGCGAGGCGTTGGAAGAGACGGCAGCGGCCGAGGCCGCGACCTGGGACGCCGCCGATCTCGACCAGGCGCTGGCGCAGCATCCCCGGATCGGCGAGCGCCGCGAGGGCGACGACCCTTCCGCGACCGCGTCGCGCCGGGAGCAGGCCGCGATGACGGATGCCGCCTCCGACGTCGCCCAGCGGATCGCGGCCGGCAACACCCGGTACGAGGCCCGGTTCGGGCGCGTGTTCCTCATCCGGGCCCGCGGGCGCTCGGCCGACGAGATGCTCGCCGAGCTCGAGCGGCGCCTGGCGAACACCCCCGAGTCGGAGGTCGCCGAGGCAGCGGGCCAGCTGGCAGAGATCGCTCTGCTGCGGCTGCGCGAGAGCGTGTCGGCCGAGCGGGTGGCGTCAGGATGA
- a CDS encoding amidase family protein, protein MSDFEGRTDAAGPASREVAASDPFDRTVWRTVGDPLWQGAWEGPLVGLTVAVKDLFAIAGYRIGAGNPAFLDEARPEKTTAPAVADLLRGGASLRGIARTDEFAYSIAGDNAHYGTPPNPAAPGGLPGGSSSGPAAAVALGHAEVGLATDTAGSIRVPASYQGLWGLRTTHGLVPRQGLVPLAQSFDTVGWLARDGDTLQRVADWCLSYDSSASTENVFGASDDDLPWRFVVPSEVLAAADPETRAAFEELLARLSRTDAADVATVSIGDLDDYLVPFRTVQGAEAWRNHGEWVERHPGALGPAGAERFRVASGITPGEEDDARRALAPLAARLQALTTEAVLLMPTVPGPAPQRTAAGADIDAARTATLRMTTPAAVAGLPSLSAPLLRVAAVGGAPAPVGVCVTSRAGTDVALVRLARRLAEAVGG, encoded by the coding sequence GTGTCGGATTTCGAAGGACGGACGGATGCCGCCGGCCCGGCGTCGCGCGAGGTCGCCGCTTCCGACCCCTTCGACCGCACCGTATGGCGCACCGTCGGCGACCCGCTGTGGCAGGGTGCGTGGGAGGGACCGCTCGTGGGTCTCACCGTCGCGGTGAAAGACCTCTTCGCCATCGCGGGGTACCGGATCGGTGCGGGCAACCCCGCCTTCCTCGACGAGGCCCGGCCCGAGAAGACCACCGCTCCCGCGGTCGCCGACCTTCTCCGGGGCGGAGCGTCGCTCCGCGGCATCGCGCGCACCGACGAGTTCGCGTACAGCATCGCCGGCGACAACGCCCACTACGGCACCCCGCCGAACCCCGCCGCTCCCGGTGGACTGCCCGGCGGCTCGTCGAGCGGACCCGCCGCCGCCGTCGCCCTCGGCCACGCTGAGGTGGGCCTCGCCACCGACACCGCCGGGTCGATCCGTGTGCCCGCGTCGTACCAGGGCCTGTGGGGGCTCCGCACCACGCACGGCCTCGTCCCGCGGCAGGGCCTGGTGCCCCTCGCGCAGTCGTTCGACACGGTCGGGTGGCTCGCGCGCGACGGAGACACCCTGCAGCGGGTGGCCGACTGGTGCCTGAGCTACGACTCGTCGGCATCGACCGAGAACGTCTTCGGCGCCTCCGACGACGACCTGCCGTGGCGCTTCGTCGTGCCGTCCGAGGTGCTCGCGGCCGCCGATCCCGAGACCCGTGCGGCCTTCGAGGAGCTGCTCGCGCGGCTGTCGCGGACGGATGCCGCAGACGTCGCGACCGTCTCGATCGGCGACCTCGACGACTACCTCGTCCCCTTCCGCACCGTGCAGGGCGCCGAGGCATGGCGCAATCACGGCGAGTGGGTCGAGAGGCATCCGGGCGCGCTCGGGCCGGCTGGCGCGGAGCGCTTCCGCGTGGCATCCGGAATCACCCCCGGAGAAGAGGATGACGCCCGCCGCGCCCTCGCCCCCCTGGCCGCACGCCTGCAGGCGCTCACAACCGAGGCGGTGCTGCTCATGCCGACGGTGCCCGGGCCCGCGCCGCAGCGCACGGCCGCCGGTGCCGACATCGACGCGGCGCGCACCGCGACCCTGCGCATGACGACACCCGCGGCTGTGGCGGGCCTGCCGTCGCTGTCGGCGCCGCTCCTCCGGGTGGCCGCCGTGGGAGGGGCGCCGGCGCCTGTCGGCGTGTGCGTCACCTCGCGCGCCGGCACCGACGTCGCCCTCGTCCGCCTCGCCCGTCGCCTCGCCGAGGCGGTGGGCGGATGA
- the allB gene encoding allantoinase AllB: MADPRSAGSGVIRAARAWVNGRFRRADVEYVDGVITRVDDPSGPARGAHIVPDDAVLLPGLVDSHVHVNEPGRTEWEGFRSATLAAAAGGVTTIVDMPLNSLPPTTTAAALAVKQAAAAPSAYIDVGFWGGAVPENLGALEPLHDEGVYGFKCFLSPSGVPEFGHLDRAQLAAAMDEIAALGSRLIVHAEDPAHLHADGALGRDYTAFLASRPAVSEASAIETVIAEARRSGARAHILHLSDAGSLPAIGRAKAEGGALTVETCPHYLTIAAEEIPAGSPEFKCCPPIRDAANRDRLWEGIVDGTIDAIVSDHSPSTLDLKRTGGGDFGLAWGGISGLQVGLSAVWTEARRRGIPLETLLPLFTTGPARVAGLSAGVIEPGAPAHLTVFGADDPYPIRAAELLHKNPITAYENRVLRGRIRRTWLHGRSVFDVTEGGPGEAPQFRGAPGGRLLSREVA, from the coding sequence ATGGCCGACCCCCGAAGCGCCGGCAGCGGTGTCATCCGCGCCGCGCGCGCGTGGGTGAATGGCCGCTTCCGCCGCGCCGACGTCGAGTACGTCGACGGCGTCATAACCCGGGTCGACGATCCGTCGGGACCCGCGCGTGGCGCCCACATCGTCCCGGATGACGCGGTGCTGCTGCCGGGCCTCGTCGATTCGCACGTGCACGTCAACGAACCCGGTCGCACCGAGTGGGAGGGATTCCGCTCGGCGACCCTCGCCGCCGCGGCCGGCGGGGTGACGACGATCGTCGACATGCCCCTGAATTCGCTCCCGCCCACGACCACGGCGGCCGCGCTCGCCGTGAAGCAGGCCGCGGCCGCGCCGTCGGCCTACATCGACGTCGGGTTCTGGGGTGGGGCGGTGCCCGAGAACCTCGGTGCCCTCGAACCGCTGCACGACGAGGGCGTGTACGGGTTCAAGTGCTTCCTCTCTCCCTCGGGCGTCCCCGAGTTCGGTCACCTCGACCGTGCCCAGCTCGCCGCGGCGATGGACGAGATCGCCGCACTCGGCTCGCGGCTCATCGTCCACGCCGAAGACCCCGCGCACCTCCACGCCGACGGCGCGCTCGGCCGCGACTACACCGCGTTCCTCGCCTCGCGGCCCGCCGTGAGCGAGGCGTCGGCGATCGAGACGGTCATCGCCGAGGCCCGGCGCTCGGGAGCGCGCGCCCACATCTTGCACCTGAGCGACGCCGGGTCGCTCCCGGCGATCGGGCGAGCCAAGGCCGAGGGGGGCGCCCTCACGGTCGAGACCTGCCCGCACTACCTCACGATCGCGGCGGAGGAGATCCCCGCCGGGTCGCCCGAGTTCAAGTGCTGCCCGCCGATCCGGGATGCCGCGAACCGCGACCGGCTGTGGGAGGGGATCGTCGACGGCACGATTGACGCGATCGTCAGCGACCACTCGCCCTCCACGCTCGACCTCAAGCGCACCGGTGGCGGCGACTTCGGCCTCGCGTGGGGCGGGATCTCGGGTCTGCAGGTCGGGCTCTCGGCGGTGTGGACAGAGGCGCGCCGGCGCGGCATCCCGTTGGAGACCCTCCTGCCGCTCTTCACGACGGGGCCTGCGCGCGTCGCCGGCCTCTCGGCCGGGGTCATCGAGCCGGGCGCCCCGGCGCACCTGACCGTCTTCGGCGCCGACGACCCGTATCCGATCAGAGCCGCAGAGCTGCTGCACAAGAACCCCATCACGGCGTACGAGAACCGTGTGTTGCGCGGCCGCATCCGACGGACATGGCTGCACGGCCGGTCGGTGTTCGACGTGACCGAGGGAGGGCCGGGCGAGGCGCCGCAGTTCCGTGGGGCGCCCGGCGGTCGCCTCCTGTCGCGGGAGGTCGCCTGA
- a CDS encoding MerR family transcriptional regulator produces the protein MLSIGEFARLAGVSVRMLRHYDHLGLLVPERVDPWSGYRSYGAAQLERANRIVALKDLGFTLDQVGRMLDGGLSQEDIALLLSERREELRSQIAADRHRLAAVEARLRVIQKEIPMTEYIETALPELHVVQQTARIEEMSQIEAEIGYMFTRVNEAIAAAGAAHTGPGVAIYTTDGDGMIAAAAEQIGDAATPPGLERATVPAASRALTGRYEADDLLGIQRAWQDLVAEGERRGLSVAGPAREVYLETPMDPGGTRWVVDLQQPVA, from the coding sequence ATGTTGAGTATCGGAGAATTCGCCCGGCTGGCCGGAGTGTCGGTCCGGATGCTGCGTCACTACGACCACCTCGGTCTGCTCGTCCCCGAGCGCGTCGACCCCTGGAGCGGCTACCGCTCGTACGGGGCCGCACAGCTCGAGCGCGCCAACCGCATCGTCGCCCTGAAGGACCTGGGGTTCACCCTGGATCAGGTCGGACGGATGCTGGACGGCGGCCTCTCGCAGGAGGACATCGCGCTCCTCCTCAGCGAGCGGCGCGAGGAGCTGCGGTCGCAGATCGCCGCAGACCGGCATCGGCTCGCCGCCGTCGAGGCGCGTCTCCGCGTCATCCAGAAGGAGATTCCCATGACGGAATACATCGAAACCGCCCTGCCCGAACTGCACGTGGTGCAGCAGACCGCGCGCATCGAGGAGATGTCGCAGATCGAGGCCGAGATCGGCTACATGTTCACGCGCGTGAACGAGGCCATCGCTGCGGCGGGCGCGGCGCACACCGGGCCCGGGGTGGCGATCTACACCACCGACGGCGACGGCATGATCGCCGCTGCGGCGGAGCAGATCGGCGATGCCGCGACCCCGCCGGGGCTCGAGCGGGCGACCGTGCCCGCGGCATCCCGCGCCCTCACCGGGCGGTACGAGGCCGACGACCTGTTGGGGATCCAGCGCGCGTGGCAGGACCTCGTCGCCGAGGGTGAGCGCCGAGGGCTGTCGGTCGCGGGACCGGCCCGCGAGGTGTACCTCGAAACGCCGATGGACCCGGGCGGCACCCGCTGGGTCGTCGATCTGCAGCAGCCGGTCGCCTGA
- a CDS encoding alanine--glyoxylate aminotransferase family protein has translation MTHLPGPIAPPPRLLMGPGPISAYPSVLTAMSAPLVGQYDPFMTATMAETQELYRQVWRTRNEATVLVDGTSRAGIEAVLVSLIRPGDRVLVPIFGRFGHLLAEIAERALAEVHTIGTEWGQVFPDAVIEEAVVRVRPTLLALVQGDTSTTMNQPLAGVGEICARHGVLFYTDATASLGGNPFEADGWGLDAATAGLQKCLGGPSGSAPVTLSDRAVEIIRSRKRIEAGIREEGDEAASDFIRSNYFDLGMILDYWGPRRLNHHTEATSMLYGARECARLLLEEGADNVLARHERAGAAMLAGVQGLGLVVFGDVAHKMTNVVAVEIPEGVVGDAVRSDLLEDFGIEIGTSFGPLHGRVWRIGTMGYNAREDAVLTTLAALEAVLRRHGVAVPAGGGVEAATDVFRGAGDAVWTAHA, from the coding sequence ATGACCCACCTCCCCGGCCCCATCGCCCCGCCCCCGCGCCTGCTCATGGGCCCCGGCCCGATCTCGGCGTACCCCAGCGTGCTGACGGCGATGTCGGCGCCGCTCGTCGGACAGTACGACCCCTTCATGACGGCGACGATGGCCGAGACGCAGGAGCTGTACCGGCAGGTGTGGCGCACCCGCAACGAGGCGACGGTGCTCGTCGACGGCACGTCGCGGGCGGGCATCGAAGCGGTGCTCGTCTCGCTCATCCGCCCAGGCGACCGCGTGCTCGTGCCGATCTTCGGTCGGTTCGGGCACCTGCTCGCCGAGATCGCCGAGCGCGCGCTCGCCGAGGTGCACACGATCGGCACCGAGTGGGGGCAGGTGTTCCCCGACGCCGTGATCGAAGAGGCCGTCGTGCGGGTGCGCCCCACCCTGCTCGCGCTCGTGCAGGGCGACACCTCCACGACGATGAACCAGCCGCTCGCCGGGGTCGGCGAGATCTGCGCCCGCCACGGGGTGCTGTTCTACACCGACGCCACCGCGTCGCTCGGCGGCAATCCGTTCGAGGCCGACGGGTGGGGACTGGATGCCGCGACCGCAGGCCTGCAGAAGTGCCTCGGCGGCCCCTCGGGGTCGGCGCCGGTGACGCTGTCCGACCGCGCGGTGGAGATCATCCGGTCGCGGAAGCGCATCGAGGCCGGCATTCGCGAGGAGGGCGACGAGGCGGCATCCGATTTCATTCGCTCGAACTACTTCGATCTCGGCATGATCCTCGACTACTGGGGCCCGCGGCGGCTCAATCACCACACCGAGGCGACCTCGATGCTCTACGGCGCGCGCGAGTGCGCGCGGCTGCTGCTCGAAGAGGGCGCCGACAACGTGCTCGCGCGGCACGAGCGCGCGGGCGCGGCGATGCTCGCCGGCGTGCAGGGGCTCGGGCTCGTCGTGTTCGGAGATGTGGCGCACAAGATGACGAACGTGGTCGCCGTCGAGATCCCCGAGGGCGTGGTCGGCGATGCGGTGCGGAGCGACCTGCTCGAGGACTTCGGCATCGAGATCGGCACGTCGTTCGGGCCGCTCCACGGACGCGTGTGGCGGATCGGCACGATGGGGTACAACGCTCGCGAGGACGCGGTGCTCACCACCCTAGCCGCGCTCGAGGCGGTGCTGCGACGCCACGGGGTCGCCGTGCCCGCCGGGGGCGGGGTCGAAGCGGCGACCGATGTGTTCCGCGGTGCGGGGGATGCGGTGTGGACCGCGCACGCGTGA
- the uraH gene encoding hydroxyisourate hydrolase yields MTSQLTTHVLDASTGFPASGVAVVLSKMGDEPRIVQIASGETDLDGRLSLGPEFLDHGTHVLSFATGAYYAGLGVDTFYPSVTVTFRVTDDTHLHVPLLLSPFSYSTYRGS; encoded by the coding sequence ATGACCAGCCAGCTCACCACCCACGTCCTCGATGCCTCCACCGGCTTCCCCGCGAGCGGGGTCGCCGTCGTCCTGTCGAAGATGGGCGACGAACCGCGCATCGTGCAGATCGCGTCGGGCGAGACCGACCTCGACGGGCGTCTCAGCCTCGGGCCCGAGTTCCTCGACCACGGCACGCACGTGCTGAGCTTCGCCACCGGGGCGTACTACGCCGGTCTGGGCGTCGACACCTTCTACCCGTCGGTGACGGTCACGTTCCGCGTCACCGACGACACGCACCTGCACGTGCCGCTGCTGCTGAGCCCCTTCTCCTATTCCACCTACCGCGGGAGCTGA
- a CDS encoding adenine phosphoribosyltransferase: MTASGPLARAESLITVIPDYPSPGIQFRDITPLLADAAALRAVTEALIAPFAGSFDMVAGVEARGFLLAAAAAIAADTGVVPVRKAGKLPRPAAAVDYALEYGQATIEVHDDLPRGARVLLVDDVLATGGTLAAAHGLFAAVGAEVTGTAVLLELEALGGRAVLSRVEPDIHTVFRA; the protein is encoded by the coding sequence GTGACCGCCTCCGGCCCCCTCGCCCGCGCCGAATCGTTGATCACCGTCATCCCCGACTACCCGTCGCCGGGCATCCAGTTCCGCGACATCACCCCGCTCCTCGCAGACGCCGCCGCGCTCCGCGCGGTGACCGAGGCGCTCATCGCCCCCTTTGCGGGCAGCTTCGACATGGTCGCCGGCGTCGAGGCGCGCGGGTTCCTCCTCGCCGCCGCCGCGGCGATCGCCGCTGACACCGGCGTCGTCCCGGTGCGCAAGGCCGGAAAGCTCCCGCGGCCCGCGGCAGCGGTCGACTACGCGCTCGAATACGGCCAGGCCACAATCGAGGTGCACGACGACCTGCCGCGCGGCGCGCGCGTTCTGCTCGTCGACGACGTGCTGGCCACCGGCGGCACCCTCGCCGCGGCGCACGGCCTGTTCGCCGCGGTCGGGGCCGAGGTCACCGGCACCGCGGTGCTGCTCGAGCTCGAGGCGCTGGGCGGCCGCGCGGTGCTCAGCCGTGTCGAACCCGACATCCACACCGTCTTCCGCGCCTGA